The following is a genomic window from Synechococcus sp. JA-2-3B'a(2-13).
AGCAGGTAGGAGCCAGGCACCAAGCTCAGGGGAGGGCGAATGCGGAAGCGGGTTGTACAGAACACCTCTCCCGACACACAATTCACCTGGGCTGCCGATAGCGTCTGAACCTCAATCCCCGACCACGACACCTGAAACGCCAGCTCCGCCGGGATCCGGCCCGGCACCGATACCGAAACCCCCAGCTCCAAAAAGCCGTTCCGATGTACCACAGAAGGGATATCGCTGCTGGTGATCAAAGGCGGCGGCGGAGTACTGGCCGTCAGCGCATCGGCACCACAACCGACCAAGGCCACGCCCAGCAGGCCCAGCGCCCATCCCCAGGATTTGGATCCCAGCTTCATCACAGGGTTCATCTGAAAACTCACCTTCTCAGTATAGAGGGTGGGGGCAACAGAGTTAGTGTTGGTTCTGGGAAAAGCTAAAAATTTACACTACAGATAGTGGCGAGCTGGATTTTCATCCAGACCATCTGCTACAGTAAGGCCCATAACCTGTCGAGCAGCCTGGATATGGAAGGGGAAGAGGAGCTAAAAGCCTTGCGGGCGCGGGTGCGCAACCTAGAGCGATCCCTCGCCGAATCGGAAGCGCTGTCATTGCAGCAGATTGAGTGCATCCATCGCCTGGAACATCAACTGCTGGAAGCACAGGCCCAGATTCAAGAGCGGGATCAAGCTTTGCAAGCGTGTCAAGAGGAGAAAGCACGGCTGGCCCAGCGCCCTACCCCAGAGGCTTTTCAGCTTCAGCAACAGCACATCGAAGAACTGCAGAATCTCCTGTGGGAAATGGAGCGCCGTCCAACGCTGGAGCACTACCACATTCTGCAGCAGCAGTTGCAAACCAGTCAGACGGAAATTGAAACCCTCAAGGCGGAATTGCAGCGGCGCGTCGATCCGGCCCGATTTTACCAACTGCAGCAGGAGCTCCTGGAGCTGAAACAGCAGGCCAACCAATTGGGAGAATACGCCGTCAAGTTGCCGCAGGTGCAGCTTTTGCAAGCCCAACTGCAGCTCCGTGTACAGCAGCTAGAGGAGGAAAAAGCACAATTGCAAGCGCAAATCCAAGAGTTGGCTGCTCGACCTTCTGCACAAGAACTGGAAACCCTACGGGCGGAGCTAGAGGCTGCCCACCGCCAAGCGGAAGCCGAATGGCAGCGTTTGAAGACCCATCTGGAAACCGAAAAGGCACACATGGAAGCTGACCTGAACACCGCCCGGCAACGTATTCGCGAACTGGAAGAGCGTCCTACCCCAGAGCAATGGGCACGCTTGCAGGCGGAGCTGGATCATCTGCGCCAACAGGCCTCTTTTGCCAAGGCCGAGCGGGCCACCTTGCTGGAAGAGCTGCAGCAGAGTCAGCGGCAGCAGGCCGAGCAAGCCCAACAGATTGCCAAGCTGGAAGCGGAAGCAGCCCAGGCCGCCCACCTCAGGGAAACAGAGTCCTCACAGGCGCAGCGAATCCTTGCCCTGGAGGAGCAGGTGCAGGCTTTGACCCGCGAGCTTGGTGCTTTGCGAGCCGAGCGGGATCAGCTCATGCAAGAGTTGGCCCAGCGTCCCACCCTTGCCCAGTGGCAGGAAGTTCAGCAGCAGGTGCAGGACACCCGAGAAAGCCTGGAAGCAGCCCGGCGGGGGCGAGAACTGGCCGAGGCCCATCATCTGGTCAGCCAAAAGCAAATCGAGAAGTTGCAGCAGCAGGTGATGGCTTTGAAAACCGAGTGTGTGCAGGCCCACGCCTACGCGCAAACCCAAGAAAAGGAAGTGGCCCTGCTGCAGCAGCGCAATCAAGAACTGGAAGAGCAACTGGCCACACTGCGTCAGTCGGCCTCCGCTTCCCCTCAGCCAGCGGTTGTCGAGGCCAGGTCGAATCATCGGGCCCAGGAACGGATTCCTGCCGCGGCTGACGAGTCTGCTCCTTCCCCGGCCACCACCTGGAGAACACCCACCCCAGGGATCCCGCCGCTCACCCTGGACGAGCGGGAAGAAAGTGCCCCGCTCGGCTGGCGCCAACGGACAGAAAGGCTCCTGAAACGCTCCGCTTTGGCCGCTTCACGGGCAGGAGGGGAAACGGGCAGTCGCAACCGGATTGAGTTGCCGACTTTTGTGCAGCGGCGGCCCTACTGAGCGCTCCATTCTCGGGGATCCAACCGTTCTCCGGCTTGAAAACGAGGCCAAGCCCAGCGCAGCAGGGATCCCAATTGGGCGTGAAATCGCTCCGGGGCAAATTGCAGAGCATGGGCCCGAATCCGCTGCGGATCCCATTCCTGTCGATCCGCCTGCCGCAGCCCTTCCACCAGCGCTTCCACACTGGCCTCGGGAATGAGGATGCCGGTTTGGCCGTGGATGACCGTCTCTTGGGCACCTCCCCGGTTGAGGGCAACCACGGGGCGGCCGCAGGCCTGGGCCTCCACTGCCACTAGGCCAAAATCCTCCTCCCAGGGGAACAGCAGCAGCCGGCAATTGGCTAGCAGTTCCCGGAAACGATCGGGGGGCTGATGGGGCAAAAACTCCACCTGCGGCCCCGCCAGTCGCTTGAGCCGAGCCAGCTCCGGCCCTTCGCCCACAACCAGCAGCCGACGACCCAGCCGTTCACAGGCGGCAATCGCCAGATCCACCCGTTTGTAGGGCACCAGTCGGCCTGCCACCAGGTCATAATCGGCGCTGGGATCCGCCACCGGCTCCAACCCCTGCAGCGGAACGGGCGGATAAATGACCACAGCCTCGCGGCGATAGAGCTTGGCAATGCGGCGGCGAATGTGCTGGGAGTTGGCGATCAACAGATCTGGACGTTGAGCTGCCAGAAAATCCCATTGGCGCAAGCGGTGCAGCAGCCATTGGCCAATTGCGCCAACAGGCCCGCTTCTCCCCAGCCCTTCTCGCTGCAGATACAGCTCCCGGTTCTCCCAGAGGTAACGGGTGGGGCTGTGGATGTAGCTCAGGTGCAGGGTAGAGGCTCCCGTCAGGATCCCTTTGGCAAAGGCGTGGCTGCTGGAGATCACACAGTCATAGCCGGAGAGGTCGAAGCTCTCATAGGCCAACGGCATCCAGGGCAGCAGATACTTGAGGCGGGCATGGTAGTCAGGGCGCAGCACCCCCAGCCACTTGGCCCAGCCTTGCAAAAAGGAGGTGTGAATTGTCAGCTCCTGCCAGCTCGGCGGCAGGGTGTGAGCGGAGAAGAGACTGACGTAAAGGGGGGCCTGTGGGGCAAAAGCCACCAGCTCCTGCAAAACCTTTTCCGATCCCCCCGGCCAGATCAGGTACTCGTGCACCAGGGCCAGGCGCTCAGGCCAAGCGGGATCCCGGCTGGGAAGAGTGGGGACAGCCACAGGAAGGGATCCCCAAGGCTCAGGCACGGTCAGGACTTGGCAGAGCGGCGCTTTTTGCCAATTGGGCCGCTCACCTGCTTGGCTTTCTCGTCGATCCGCTCATTGATGTAGTTGTAGATCTCGCGGAAGCGAGGCAAGGCCCGCATCTCCAGGCGACTGCCGTCCTTGAGGGTGAGCACCATATCTCCCCACACGCCCAAGCCCCGTGGCACCATGACCACCTTGGCGATCTCGCCGTAGATTACATCTGAGCGCTCCTTGCCGCCCCATCCCCCAATCACGGTGATGCGACGATTGGTAATCCGATAGTGTACCCACAGCTTACGCACCAGTGCCCCCACAAACAGAGGCAAGCCGACAAGTGTAGCCCCAATGAAGGAGTTCAACACCAAATCGCCACTGTGGGGGCCGCCCTCAAAAAAAACCTCCTCTTGCACCGCCATGCAGAGCACCGTCCGGTTGTTTAGAGTGTTGCCGTTAACGATCTTAAACGATTTCTCAGCTTTCCCCAACTGGGGCTAACGGCAGGTTCGGGATTGGGTCAGCCTTCGGACGGCTTGTAGGGAACGGCAGGTGGCCAAGACCAGGTAAACAAACAACACCATCACCACCACCGCCACCGCTGCGGCTCCGGCATTACCCAGCCAGCCCCACCCTTCCAGCCCCGTCAGGGCCACCAAAGCCCAAGAAGCCGGGTGCAGCATTCCCCCCAACAGGAGAATTTGCGAGAGCATTTGCCCAGCCGTAAAGCGGGATCCCAGCACCACCAGGGCCAGTCCGCCGCCGATGTTGATCAACCCCATGTTGCCCAAAAAGGCGTAGCAAATGTGCCAGGCGTACTTTTGTTTGGGCACCTCCTGCCAGAGGAGGGGCTCGGCAGGGATCCCCGAAGCCTCCTGGGGGGCGAGCGGCAACGGCTGAACTTGGCTGAGGATCCAGCCGAGGACAATGGCGGCAACCAGCATCGCCACGCCCGCCTTCACGTTCAGCTTGCCGGGGATGGTTAGCTCGGGGTGGGCCAACATCGCAGATCCTCCTGCAACCCGTCCTAGCCTATCCTGTCTTTGCCCCAAATTGGCCAACAGCCTCAATCCCTTGGATAGAGCAGTGTGCCACAGCGTTTGCAGAATTGGGCATCCCCATCGTGTTGGGACAAACCGCACCCTGGGCAGGCCCATTGCACCGAGTTGCCGCTTTTCACCAATTGTTTGATCAGCTCCCCCACTTGCCAGGGAATTAGAGCGATCCCCGTCAGGATCATCAGCACCGTCAGCAACCGACCCAGCTCAGAACTGGGGGTGAGATCCCCAAACCCCACCGTGGTCATGGTAACGACGGAAAAGTAGAAAGCATCCAAAAAGGTGGCAAAAGCGCCAGGATTCACTGGATGTTCTACCTGGTAGATCAGCCCAGAGTAGACGAAAACAATGGCAAAGAGGGTGAAGAAAATGCGCAGCAAAATGCGGCTATCGGCGGAGATCACTTGCCCAAACAGGGTTTTGCCCTCTACCAGGCGCAGCAGCCGCAAAATGCGAAACCAACGGAAGATGCGAATGAAGCGAATATCGGTTAGCCCGGCAAAAAAAGGCAAAATGGCGAGCAAATCGATGAGCGAATACAAGCTCACGACATAGCGCAACTTCTGCGGGGCCGCTGCCAGTCGGAGCAGATATTCCACCACAAACAAGCCGAGAATGAGGCGATCCACCCGCTCCAGCCCAAGACGTACCTCAGGGGGAATGGGATAGGTTTCCACCACAAAGAAGGTGGATGAACAGAAAACCAACACCGCCACCAGCAAGTTCACCCAGCGGCTTTCCGGAGTGTCTTGATCCCCCCAATAGCGCTGGAGGATCCCAGAATGGGCAAGATCGAGATCAGCTTGGGTGGGGAGAGTGGTCACAAACGGGATCCAGCTGGGAAGATATCGAGAGAGTTTCCTTTCAACGCCCATCAGGCGCATACTAACTAAGCTAATGGAAACTAGCTCACAGAGCGAACTTCCCCTAAGCAAACGTCCAGGCTTTGGGTGTTAATTAGGTGTTGAGTCGATGTTGCCTCCTATCGTACTGGCCTCGCAATCCCCTGCCCGCCGCCAATTGTTAAAGGCTGCCGGGATCCCTTTTCGCGTTCAGCCCAGCTATTTTGACGAAAGCCAAATCAAAAGCTCAGATCCCGTGGAGCTGGTGCAGAAGCTGGCCTCGGCGAAAGCCGAAGTGGTGGCGGCCCAGCAACGGGAGCCCGTCTTGGTCGTGGGGGCCGACTCCGTGCTCTACCTAGATGGCGAGATCCTGGGCAAGCCGCCCAATGCCCTAGAGGCGGAACGGCGCCTGCGGCAAATGCGGGGCGAAGTGGGAGAGCTCTACACAGGCCATGCCTTGATTGACACGAAGCAGAACCGCCGCCTCACCCACTATGCGGTGACGCGGGTGTTTTTTGCCAAGCCCAGCGACGAGGAAATCCGCGCCTACGTGGCCACCGGTGAGCCGCTCAATTGTGCTGGCTGTTTTGCCATCGATGGTCGTGGCAGCCTGTTTGTGGAGCGGATCGAGGGGTGCCCCGGCAATGTTATCGGGCTGAGCTTGCCCCTGCTGCGGCGCATGATGCAGGAGTTGGGCTATTCCCTCACCGATGCTTGGAGCTAGCCGTCGAGGTGTTGCTTGAGCAGGTCGTTGGCCAGCTTTGGATCTGCCCGTCCCTGAGTTTTTTTCATCAATTGCCCGACAAAGTAGCCGAAGAGCTTGGTTTTGCCCCCCCGATACTGCTGCAGTTGCTCGGGGTTTTCTGCCAGCACCTCGGCGATCATCTGCCCCAGCAGAGCGCTATCCGAGATTTGGGTCATGCCCTTAGCTTCCACCAGGGCGCGGGCCGATCCCCCTTTTTCCAGCAGTTCCGGCAGGATCTCCTTGGCGATTTTGCTGGAGATGGTGCCCTGCTCGATGAGGCCAATCAGCTCGGCCAGGGTTTCCGGCTTCAGGGCAATGTCGGGATAGTCCAGCTTGTGGGTGTTGAGGTAGCTGGCGATGTCGCTCATCATCCAGTTGGCGGCTGCCTTCGGATCGGCCCCGGCGGCGATCACGGCTTCAAAGTATTCGGCGGTGTTGCGTTCATCGCTGAGGTAGCGGGCATCGTACACCGAGAGACCGTACACCTCCTGGTAACGTCGCCGCTTCACACCGGGCAATTCCGGCAGCTCTGCCTGCCAGCGGGTTTTCTGCGCTTCGGTAACGCGAATGGGCGGCAGATCGGGCTCGGGGAAATAGCGATAGTCGCTGGATCCCTCTTTCTTGCGCATGCTGATGGTGCGCTGGCTGTTTTCTTCCCAAAGGCGGGTCTCTTGCACGATCCGCTCGCCTGCCTCCACAGCCTTGACTTGGCGGTTGAACTCGTACTCGATGGCCCGTTGGATGGCGTTGAAGGAGTTCATGTTTTTAATTTCCACCTTCGTGCCAAAGGTCTGGGATCCCAGCGGACGCACCGAGATGTTCACATCACAGCGCAGGGATCCCTCCTGCAGGTTGCCATCGCACAGCCCGGCATAGCGCAGGATGCGGCGCAGCTCTTGCACGTACTCTGCCGCTTCTTCCCCGCTGCGGATGTCCGGCTCGCTGACGATCTCGATGAGGGGAACCCCCGCCCGGTTGAAATCCACCAAAGAGTAGCTGGATCCCGATAGGCGGTCGCTGCCAGCGTGGACCAGCTTGCCCGCATCTTCTTCCATGTGCAGACGGGTGATGCCGATGCGCTTGGTACGACCGTCGCTGAGCTGGATCTCAATCCAGCCGTGGGTAGCAATCGGCAGGTCGTATTGGGAGATTTGGTAGTTTTTGGGCAAGTCGGGGTAAAAGTACTGCTTGCGGTCGAACTTGCTGTAGGGGGCAATGGTGCAATTCAAGGCCAAACCCGCTTTGACCGCGTACTCCAGCACCTTTTCGTTGAGCACCGGCAGGGTGCCGGGCAGGCCCATGCAGATGGGGTCAATCTGGGTGTTGGGGGGAGCGCCAAAGGCTGTCGCGCTGCTGGAGAAGATCTTGGAGCGGGTGCTGAGCTGGCAGTGAACTTCCAACCCGATCACAGCTTCATATTGCACTTTGGCAGGGGCAGCAACAGTCATGGGATGGGAAAAACTGGCGGTGTAACCATTCTAGTGCGACCTTGGGGATCCCAGCTCACAGACAGTTTCTGGGGACGGCAGCCCAGAACCCAGGACGAGGCCGGAGCAGCCCAGCTTGAAGCAGATCCTCAGAACAGCGAAACTTCCTCAAACGGTAGGGCGAATCTCAAAAGTGGGTAGACCTTCCGGCGGCTCGGAACGTTGCTCAATGGCCTCCACAACCGAACCGGGGCTGCCCTGTTGGCACCAGCGCAGCATCGCCTCCACTGCGGCAGGGGATCCTTCAAAAACAGCCTCTACACGACCATCCCGCAAATTGCGCACCCACCCTTGAACACCCGCATGGAGAGCCATCGCTTCGGTGTGGGCGCGAAACCCCACGCCCTGAACCCGCCCCCGTATCCAGACGTGAACGCGAACCCTGTCACTCATGCCGACGGGGATCCCTCCGTTGTGCTGCAGGGTTCTGGCGACTCGGTCGGCTCCTCCGGAGTCTCTGAGGTCTGCCGATCCAGCCACCCCACAAGAACGTTGACCAGGGCAACCAAGCCTAGGAGCCCCAGCGAGATCCCACAGGCATACCCAATCGCTTGCCACAGCACGGAAGACATGAACCCAACCTCACGAACGCTTGTGCAGAGGATCCCACCCTTCATGCACCGTGACATCCTCCCGGCGCTCGTCCTACGGACAGAGCGCGGGCCACCCTTCCCGTCAGCAGGACGGAGTCCTTACCTCGCGGCTGGGCATTCCTGCCCCACGCCACTTGTCTGGGTCTACAACCCCCGACAAAACGACTGGACAGGTGGTTCCCCTTCCCCAGCCTCCCTGGCTACTGCCAGCTTGCAAAACAAGTCTAATCCACAGGGAACGGTGCATCGGCAGGCAGGATGGACTCCTGCACCCAGGAACCCCTGTCCACCGGACAAGAGCAAGAGGCATCTGGATCAATCCGGTACTTGTAGGTTACCGCCAGCATAAGTAGGTTTTACTACAGATTTCGCTCAACAGATTTCGCTCAGAGGTATGGCGGGGATCCCTGTATCCCGGTGCTTACCCTGCGGGTAGAGTGCAGGACTGATTGCCCCTGCACCCCCGTTAGTTA
Proteins encoded in this region:
- a CDS encoding Maf family protein, coding for MLPPIVLASQSPARRQLLKAAGIPFRVQPSYFDESQIKSSDPVELVQKLASAKAEVVAAQQREPVLVVGADSVLYLDGEILGKPPNALEAERRLRQMRGEVGELYTGHALIDTKQNRRLTHYAVTRVFFAKPSDEEIRAYVATGEPLNCAGCFAIDGRGSLFVERIEGCPGNVIGLSLPLLRRMMQELGYSLTDAWS
- a CDS encoding acylphosphatase codes for the protein MSDRVRVHVWIRGRVQGVGFRAHTEAMALHAGVQGWVRNLRDGRVEAVFEGSPAAVEAMLRWCQQGSPGSVVEAIEQRSEPPEGLPTFEIRPTV
- a CDS encoding PH domain-containing protein; amino-acid sequence: MAVQEEVFFEGGPHSGDLVLNSFIGATLVGLPLFVGALVRKLWVHYRITNRRITVIGGWGGKERSDVIYGEIAKVVMVPRGLGVWGDMVLTLKDGSRLEMRALPRFREIYNYINERIDEKAKQVSGPIGKKRRSAKS
- a CDS encoding glycosyltransferase, which codes for MAVPTLPSRDPAWPERLALVHEYLIWPGGSEKVLQELVAFAPQAPLYVSLFSAHTLPPSWQELTIHTSFLQGWAKWLGVLRPDYHARLKYLLPWMPLAYESFDLSGYDCVISSSHAFAKGILTGASTLHLSYIHSPTRYLWENRELYLQREGLGRSGPVGAIGQWLLHRLRQWDFLAAQRPDLLIANSQHIRRRIAKLYRREAVVIYPPVPLQGLEPVADPSADYDLVAGRLVPYKRVDLAIAACERLGRRLLVVGEGPELARLKRLAGPQVEFLPHQPPDRFRELLANCRLLLFPWEEDFGLVAVEAQACGRPVVALNRGGAQETVIHGQTGILIPEASVEALVEGLRQADRQEWDPQRIRAHALQFAPERFHAQLGSLLRWAWPRFQAGERLDPREWSAQ
- a CDS encoding ion transporter — its product is MTTLPTQADLDLAHSGILQRYWGDQDTPESRWVNLLVAVLVFCSSTFFVVETYPIPPEVRLGLERVDRLILGLFVVEYLLRLAAAPQKLRYVVSLYSLIDLLAILPFFAGLTDIRFIRIFRWFRILRLLRLVEGKTLFGQVISADSRILLRIFFTLFAIVFVYSGLIYQVEHPVNPGAFATFLDAFYFSVVTMTTVGFGDLTPSSELGRLLTVLMILTGIALIPWQVGELIKQLVKSGNSVQWACPGCGLSQHDGDAQFCKRCGTLLYPRD
- the gatB gene encoding Asp-tRNA(Asn)/Glu-tRNA(Gln) amidotransferase subunit GatB; amino-acid sequence: MTVAAPAKVQYEAVIGLEVHCQLSTRSKIFSSSATAFGAPPNTQIDPICMGLPGTLPVLNEKVLEYAVKAGLALNCTIAPYSKFDRKQYFYPDLPKNYQISQYDLPIATHGWIEIQLSDGRTKRIGITRLHMEEDAGKLVHAGSDRLSGSSYSLVDFNRAGVPLIEIVSEPDIRSGEEAAEYVQELRRILRYAGLCDGNLQEGSLRCDVNISVRPLGSQTFGTKVEIKNMNSFNAIQRAIEYEFNRQVKAVEAGERIVQETRLWEENSQRTISMRKKEGSSDYRYFPEPDLPPIRVTEAQKTRWQAELPELPGVKRRRYQEVYGLSVYDARYLSDERNTAEYFEAVIAAGADPKAAANWMMSDIASYLNTHKLDYPDIALKPETLAELIGLIEQGTISSKIAKEILPELLEKGGSARALVEAKGMTQISDSALLGQMIAEVLAENPEQLQQYRGGKTKLFGYFVGQLMKKTQGRADPKLANDLLKQHLDG